A region from the Kribbella shirazensis genome encodes:
- the rplN gene encoding 50S ribosomal protein L14, with protein sequence MIQQESRLKVADNTGAKEILCIRVLGGSGRRYAGVGDTIVATVKDAIPGGGVKKGDVVKAVVVRTVKERRRPDGSYIRFDENAAVILKADGEPRGTRIFGPVGRELREKRFMKIISLAPEVL encoded by the coding sequence ATGATCCAGCAGGAGTCGCGACTGAAGGTCGCCGACAACACGGGCGCGAAGGAGATCCTTTGCATCCGCGTTCTCGGTGGCTCCGGTCGGCGCTACGCCGGTGTCGGGGACACGATCGTCGCCACCGTCAAGGACGCGATCCCCGGCGGTGGTGTGAAGAAGGGTGACGTCGTCAAGGCGGTCGTCGTGCGGACCGTGAAGGAGCGCCGGCGTCCGGACGGCTCCTACATCCGCTTCGACGAGAACGCCGCGGTGATCCTGAAGGCCGACGGCGAGCCGCGCGGCACCCGCATCTTCGGGCCGGTCGGCCGGGAGCTGCGTGAGAAGCGCTTCATGAAGATCATCTCGCTCGCACCGGAGGTGCTCTGA
- the rplO gene encoding 50S ribosomal protein L15 yields MALKVHHLRPAPGAKTAKTRVGRGEGSKGKTAGRGTKGSKARNNIPEYFEGGQMPLHMRLPKLKGFKSRNRVEFQVVNLDKLGQLFPEGGEVGVADLVAKGAVRRGQPVKVLGDGELTVALQVSAHKFSKSATDKIQAAGGTTTEV; encoded by the coding sequence ATGGCGCTCAAGGTTCACCACCTGCGTCCGGCGCCCGGTGCCAAGACCGCCAAGACCCGCGTGGGTCGTGGTGAGGGCAGCAAGGGCAAGACCGCCGGCCGCGGTACCAAGGGCAGCAAGGCGCGTAACAACATCCCCGAGTACTTCGAGGGTGGCCAAATGCCGCTGCACATGCGGCTCCCGAAGCTGAAGGGCTTCAAGAGCAGGAACCGGGTGGAGTTCCAGGTCGTTAACCTGGACAAGCTCGGACAACTGTTCCCCGAAGGTGGCGAGGTCGGCGTGGCCGACCTGGTCGCCAAGGGCGCGGTCCGTCGTGGTCAGCCGGTCAAGGTGCTGGGTGACGGCGAACTGACCGTGGCACTGCAGGTCTCGGCTCACAAGTTCTCCAAGTCCGCCACGGACAAGATCCAGGCGGCCGGGGGGACCACGACCGAGGTGTGA
- the rpmC gene encoding 50S ribosomal protein L29 gives MATLTAAELRNLGRDELLKKLGEAKEELFNLRFQAATGQLESHGRLRAVRKDIARIYTVLSERALGITEEVDAPAEAVADDAADDSEKANA, from the coding sequence ATGGCTACCCTGACCGCCGCCGAGCTGCGGAACCTGGGCCGGGACGAGCTGCTGAAGAAGCTCGGTGAAGCCAAGGAGGAGCTGTTCAACCTCCGGTTCCAGGCTGCCACGGGCCAGCTGGAGTCCCACGGCCGGCTGCGCGCCGTCCGCAAGGACATCGCCCGCATCTACACGGTGCTGTCGGAGCGTGCGCTCGGCATCACCGAGGAGGTCGACGCCCCGGCCGAGGCCGTGGCGGACGACGCCGCGGACGACAGTGAGAAGGCCAACGCATGA
- the rplF gene encoding 50S ribosomal protein L6: MSRIGKLPVSVPSGVDVTIDGQTVTVKGPKGQLSHVVAEPIAVGRDEDGSIAVTRPDDQRKSKELHGLSRTLIANLVTGVTDGYEKKLEIVGVGYRVLSKGPTQLEFSLGYSHTITVDAPEGITFNVEAPTRFSVIGIDKQSVGEVAANIRKLRKPEPYKGKGVRYAGEQVRRKVGKAGK; this comes from the coding sequence ATGTCTCGCATCGGTAAGCTCCCGGTCTCGGTCCCGTCCGGCGTCGACGTCACGATCGACGGCCAGACGGTCACCGTGAAGGGTCCGAAGGGTCAGCTCTCGCACGTGGTGGCTGAGCCCATCGCGGTCGGCCGCGACGAGGACGGCTCGATCGCCGTGACCCGTCCGGACGACCAGCGCAAGAGCAAGGAACTGCACGGCCTGTCCCGCACCCTGATCGCCAACCTGGTCACTGGGGTCACGGACGGCTACGAGAAGAAGCTCGAGATCGTCGGCGTCGGGTACCGCGTCCTGTCCAAGGGACCGACCCAACTGGAGTTCTCGCTCGGCTACAGCCACACCATCACGGTGGACGCGCCGGAAGGCATCACGTTCAACGTGGAGGCGCCGACCCGGTTCTCGGTGATCGGCATCGACAAGCAGTCGGTCGGTGAGGTCGCCGCGAACATCCGCAAGCTGCGTAAGCCCGAGCCGTACAAGGGCAAGGGCGTGCGGTACGCCGGCGAGCAGGTGCGCCGCAAGGTCGGAAAGGCTGGTAAGTAA
- the rpsE gene encoding 30S ribosomal protein S5 — protein sequence MSGGQQRRGGGAGGERRGRDGGRGQQADKTAYIERVVAINRVAKVVKGGRRFSFTALVVVGDGEGTVGVGYGKAKEVPAAIAKGVEEAKKAFFKVPRIQGTIPHPVQGEKAAGVVMLRPAAPGTGVIAGGSARAVLECAGIHDILSKSLGSSNAINVVHATVEALRSLETPEAVAARRGLPVEDVAPAALLKARAEVAS from the coding sequence ATGAGCGGAGGCCAGCAGCGTCGCGGAGGCGGCGCCGGTGGTGAGCGCCGTGGTCGCGACGGGGGTCGCGGTCAGCAGGCGGACAAGACCGCCTACATCGAGCGCGTGGTAGCCATCAACCGGGTCGCCAAGGTCGTGAAGGGTGGTCGTCGCTTCAGCTTCACCGCCCTCGTGGTCGTCGGCGACGGTGAGGGCACCGTCGGTGTGGGTTACGGCAAGGCCAAGGAGGTGCCCGCGGCGATCGCCAAGGGTGTCGAGGAGGCCAAGAAGGCGTTCTTCAAGGTGCCGCGTATCCAGGGCACCATCCCGCACCCGGTCCAGGGCGAGAAGGCCGCCGGCGTGGTCATGCTGCGCCCGGCTGCTCCTGGTACCGGTGTGATCGCGGGTGGCTCGGCGCGCGCCGTACTGGAGTGCGCCGGGATCCACGACATCCTGAGCAAGTCGCTGGGCTCGTCCAACGCCATCAACGTGGTGCACGCCACGGTGGAGGCGCTGCGCAGCCTGGAGACCCCGGAGGCCGTGGCCGCGCGCCGTGGCCTGCCGGTCGAGGACGTCGCGCCGGCAGCGCTGCTGAAGGCGCGGGCGGAGGTGGCTTCCTGA
- the rplX gene encoding 50S ribosomal protein L24, producing the protein MAQKKLHVKKGDQVRVIAGRSKGLEGKIIQVFPNDEKVIVEGVNRVKKHTKVQQAQRGGTTGGIVTQEAPIHVSNVALLVEVEKDGKKQKVTTRVGFNRVEVQKRRPDGSTYTGYRSVRIARRTGEEI; encoded by the coding sequence ATGGCCCAGAAGAAGCTGCATGTGAAGAAGGGCGATCAGGTCCGCGTGATCGCCGGTAGGTCCAAGGGCCTCGAGGGCAAGATCATCCAGGTCTTCCCGAACGACGAGAAGGTCATCGTCGAGGGCGTCAACCGGGTGAAGAAGCACACCAAGGTGCAGCAGGCCCAGCGCGGCGGCACCACCGGTGGCATCGTCACCCAGGAAGCCCCGATCCACGTCTCGAACGTGGCGCTTCTGGTCGAGGTCGAGAAGGACGGCAAGAAGCAGAAGGTGACCACCCGCGTCGGTTTCAACCGCGTCGAGGTGCAGAAGCGCCGTCCCGACGGTTCGACGTACACCGGTTACCGGAGCGTCCGGATCGCACGGCGTACCGGCGAGGAGATCTGA
- the rplR gene encoding 50S ribosomal protein L18 — MAIGLRQHKHSAKKTASRLRRQIRVRKKINGTADRPRLVVTKSSKHLFAQVIDDVAGKTLVSASTMEADLRGAEANKTDKAKTVGGLIADRAKAAGIDSVVFDRAGNKYHGRIAALADAAREGGLGF; from the coding sequence ATGGCGATCGGACTGCGTCAGCACAAGCACTCCGCCAAGAAGACGGCCTCCCGGCTGCGTCGCCAGATCCGGGTCCGGAAGAAGATCAACGGCACGGCCGACCGGCCGCGGCTGGTGGTCACCAAGTCGTCGAAGCACCTGTTCGCTCAGGTCATCGACGACGTGGCCGGCAAGACGCTGGTCTCCGCCTCCACCATGGAGGCCGACCTGCGCGGCGCGGAAGCCAACAAGACCGACAAGGCCAAGACCGTCGGCGGCCTGATCGCCGACCGGGCGAAGGCCGCCGGCATCGACTCGGTCGTCTTCGACCGGGCCGGGAACAAGTACCACGGCCGTATCGCGGCCCTGGCCGACGCCGCCCGCGAGGGCGGGCTCGGCTTCTGA
- the rpmD gene encoding 50S ribosomal protein L30, translating into MARLKVTQVRSGIGGKQNQRDTLRTLGVKRIGDSAVHEDKPEVRGMVRTVRHLITVEEVD; encoded by the coding sequence ATGGCCCGCCTGAAGGTGACCCAGGTCCGTTCCGGTATCGGTGGCAAGCAGAACCAGCGGGACACGCTGCGCACCCTGGGCGTCAAGCGGATCGGCGACAGCGCCGTCCACGAGGACAAGCCCGAGGTTCGCGGCATGGTCCGTACGGTTCGCCACCTCATCACCGTCGAGGAGGTCGACTGA
- the rplE gene encoding 50S ribosomal protein L5: MTTAVTENKIQPRLKTKYREEIVGKLQDEFQYANVMQVPGLTKIVVNMGVGEAARDSKLIEGAVKDLAAITGQKPQVTKARKSIAQFKLREGMPIGAHVTLRGDRMWEFLDRLLALALPRIRDFRGLSAKQFDGTGNYTFGLTEQVMFHEINQDRIDRVRGMDITVVTTAKNDDEGRALLRALGFPFKEN, encoded by the coding sequence ATGACCACCGCAGTAACCGAGAACAAGATCCAGCCGCGGCTGAAGACGAAGTACCGCGAGGAGATCGTCGGCAAGCTGCAGGACGAGTTCCAGTACGCCAACGTCATGCAGGTGCCCGGGCTCACCAAGATCGTGGTGAACATGGGTGTCGGCGAGGCGGCCCGCGACTCGAAGCTGATCGAGGGCGCCGTCAAGGACCTGGCCGCGATCACCGGCCAGAAGCCGCAGGTCACCAAGGCCCGTAAGTCGATCGCGCAGTTCAAGCTGCGCGAGGGGATGCCGATCGGCGCCCACGTGACGCTGCGCGGCGACCGCATGTGGGAGTTCCTGGACCGGCTGCTGGCGCTCGCGCTGCCCCGGATCCGCGACTTCCGCGGCCTGTCCGCCAAGCAGTTCGACGGTACTGGGAACTACACCTTCGGTCTGACCGAGCAGGTGATGTTCCACGAGATCAACCAGGACCGGATCGACCGCGTCCGGGGCATGGACATCACCGTGGTGACCACCGCGAAGAACGACGACGAGGGTCGGGCCCTGCTGCGGGCGCTCGGCTTCCCGTTCAAGGAGAACTGA
- a CDS encoding type Z 30S ribosomal protein S14 has product MAKTALKVKQARKPKFAVRGYTRCQRCGRPKAVFRKFGLCRICLREMAHRGELPGVTKSSW; this is encoded by the coding sequence GTGGCGAAGACAGCACTCAAGGTCAAGCAGGCCCGGAAGCCGAAGTTCGCGGTGCGCGGCTACACGCGCTGCCAGCGCTGCGGCCGGCCGAAGGCGGTCTTCCGCAAGTTCGGCCTGTGCCGGATCTGCCTGCGGGAGATGGCGCACCGGGGCGAGCTGCCCGGTGTGACCAAGTCCAGCTGGTGA
- the rpsQ gene encoding 30S ribosomal protein S17, whose product MTENVKDETVSTTTEARGRRKTREGLVLSDKMDKTVVVEVEDRVKHHLYGKVIRRTSKLKAHDEQNAAGIGDRVLLMETRPLSATKRWRVVEILEKAK is encoded by the coding sequence ATGACCGAGAACGTGAAGGACGAGACCGTGAGCACGACCACCGAGGCGCGAGGCCGCCGGAAGACCCGTGAGGGTCTGGTGCTGAGCGACAAGATGGACAAGACCGTCGTGGTTGAGGTCGAGGACCGGGTGAAGCACCACCTGTACGGCAAGGTCATCCGGCGTACCAGCAAGCTCAAGGCGCACGACGAGCAGAACGCCGCCGGTATCGGCGACCGCGTCCTCCTGATGGAGACCCGGCCGCTGTCGGCGACCAAGCGCTGGCGCGTCGTCGAGATCCTCGAGAAGGCCAAGTAG
- the rpsH gene encoding 30S ribosomal protein S8, translating into MTMTDPIADMLTRLRNANQAYHESTAMPYSKIKQGIADILQQEGYIASYKVEDPKEGAVGKTLIVDLKFGPSRERSIAGVRRISKPGLRVYAKSTNLPKVLGGLGVAIISTSQGLLTDKQAKNKGVGGEVLAYVW; encoded by the coding sequence ATGACGATGACCGACCCGATCGCAGACATGTTGACGCGTCTGCGGAACGCCAACCAGGCGTACCACGAGTCGACCGCGATGCCGTACAGCAAGATCAAGCAGGGTATCGCCGACATCCTCCAGCAGGAGGGCTACATCGCCTCCTACAAGGTGGAGGACCCCAAGGAGGGGGCCGTCGGCAAGACCCTGATCGTCGACCTCAAGTTCGGCCCGAGCCGGGAGCGCTCCATCGCGGGCGTCCGCCGGATCTCGAAGCCGGGCCTGCGGGTCTACGCGAAGTCGACCAACCTGCCCAAGGTCCTCGGTGGCCTGGGCGTCGCGATCATCTCGACGTCCCAGGGACTGCTGACCGACAAGCAGGCCAAGAACAAGGGCGTCGGCGGGGAAGTCCTCGCCTACGTCTGGTGA